A part of Maridesulfovibrio hydrothermalis AM13 = DSM 14728 genomic DNA contains:
- a CDS encoding sensor domain-containing diguanylate cyclase, whose protein sequence is MSLFKLVAVEGYKYLFTACLIVMMLILCVAAAVSYCYVFEGMYRDDLWMIGFILSALMAETLFILWLVVNVRRCNVALQVVHDEWESIYENSQVGIAFFKGGRHFVKGNQHLAEILGYKSPEEMKGLSLSLVHKSEKHYREFGEKYYKVLSSGPRLHIEYQLMKKDGTPVWCMLAGKAVDKSVPPDLDKGIVWIIDDISERKKLEDDLRKLAETDELTQLKNRRSFMTAARVEFERFNRYNSPLSVIMVDIDHFKMVNDNYGHDVGDAVLKAFADICRKQFRDMDIIGRIGGEEFAVLLPATAIADVATAAKRMCDACRNTRIHAGNNILKITASFGVASAEEVADVHGLLQQADRALYKAKRNGRDRVEFFCKSE, encoded by the coding sequence ATGAGTTTATTTAAATTGGTGGCAGTTGAAGGTTATAAATACCTGTTCACTGCATGCCTTATCGTGATGATGTTGATTTTGTGCGTGGCCGCAGCGGTCTCATATTGTTATGTTTTTGAGGGCATGTATAGAGATGATTTGTGGATGATCGGCTTTATTCTTTCTGCGTTGATGGCAGAAACCCTGTTCATTCTATGGCTGGTGGTTAATGTTAGACGCTGCAATGTCGCCCTTCAGGTTGTTCATGATGAGTGGGAATCCATTTATGAAAACAGTCAGGTGGGTATCGCTTTTTTCAAGGGAGGCCGGCACTTCGTCAAAGGCAACCAGCATCTTGCTGAGATTCTCGGGTATAAATCTCCTGAGGAGATGAAGGGGCTTAGTCTAAGTCTTGTTCACAAAAGCGAGAAGCATTACAGGGAATTTGGAGAAAAATATTATAAAGTACTGTCCTCCGGGCCACGTCTTCATATTGAATATCAGCTGATGAAAAAAGATGGAACTCCTGTGTGGTGTATGCTGGCCGGTAAAGCTGTTGATAAATCAGTACCGCCAGATCTCGATAAGGGAATTGTCTGGATAATTGATGATATTTCAGAGCGTAAAAAGCTGGAAGATGATTTGAGAAAGCTTGCGGAAACAGACGAACTTACTCAGCTCAAAAACAGACGTAGTTTTATGACTGCGGCCAGAGTGGAGTTTGAACGTTTTAACAGATATAACAGTCCCTTGTCTGTGATCATGGTTGATATTGATCATTTTAAGATGGTTAACGATAACTACGGGCATGATGTCGGCGATGCTGTGCTTAAGGCTTTTGCCGATATCTGTCGCAAGCAGTTCCGGGATATGGATATTATAGGTCGGATCGGGGGAGAGGAGTTTGCAGTTCTTCTTCCGGCAACAGCCATAGCCGACGTTGCGACTGCTGCGAAAAGGATGTGTGATGCGTGCAGGAATACCAGAATTCATGCAGGTAATAATATCTTGAAAATTACGGCTTCTTTTGGAGTTGCTTCGGCTGAAGAGGTTGCGGATGTTCATGGCTTACTGCAACAGGCCGATAGAGCTTTATACAAGGCTAAGCGTAACGGGAGGGACCGGGTGGAATTTTTTTGCAAGAGTGAATAG
- a CDS encoding GlxA family transcriptional regulator — protein MTTINVLAFDNCMVTGVAGPLEIFSIANNLFAQDEGRHSKKLFAGLNIVAIGGGDAVGFAGIAVAVSQDLSCVEPDILIIPPVFGDLESLLDDEILIAQLSRLVSQGTIIATTCAGSFLLAQTGALSGKTATTHWNLVAEFAERFPDIDLQARQMLIDGGNYICAGGAMAWQDLALHIVARFMNKETASKCAKMLVMDSTRHVQTPYFMFDQHAEGEAGFADQKIAAVQKWMQENYSQSIQLEQLAGRYGSGVRTFLRRFKRATGLTPYNYLQQLRIEAARHLLEVSAKNIEEITGLAGYENASSFRRLFKRKTGLTPVEYRNKFRRFD, from the coding sequence ATGACAACCATAAATGTTTTAGCGTTTGACAACTGTATGGTCACAGGAGTTGCCGGACCTCTGGAGATATTCAGTATTGCCAACAATCTTTTCGCTCAGGATGAAGGGCGGCATTCAAAAAAACTGTTTGCGGGATTGAACATAGTCGCTATCGGCGGTGGTGATGCGGTTGGATTTGCGGGAATTGCTGTAGCCGTAAGTCAGGATCTTTCTTGCGTGGAACCGGATATACTTATCATTCCGCCTGTATTCGGGGACTTGGAATCACTGCTGGACGATGAGATTTTAATAGCACAGCTTTCGCGGCTTGTTTCGCAGGGAACTATTATCGCTACAACCTGCGCAGGATCATTTTTGCTTGCACAAACCGGTGCTTTGAGCGGTAAAACTGCGACAACCCATTGGAACCTGGTTGCAGAGTTTGCTGAGCGTTTTCCGGATATTGATCTACAGGCGCGGCAGATGCTGATTGATGGGGGAAATTATATTTGTGCCGGCGGTGCTATGGCCTGGCAGGATCTGGCGTTGCATATAGTTGCCCGTTTTATGAATAAAGAGACTGCTTCAAAGTGTGCAAAGATGCTGGTGATGGATTCCACTCGTCATGTGCAGACACCGTATTTTATGTTTGACCAGCATGCAGAAGGCGAAGCAGGTTTTGCTGATCAAAAGATTGCCGCTGTCCAGAAATGGATGCAGGAAAATTATAGCCAATCGATACAGCTGGAGCAACTTGCCGGTCGATATGGAAGTGGAGTGCGTACCTTTTTGCGTCGCTTCAAGCGTGCTACCGGCCTGACCCCGTATAACTATTTGCAGCAATTACGTATTGAGGCAGCACGTCATCTGCTGGAAGTAAGTGCGAAAAATATTGAGGAGATAACAGGACTTGCGGGCTATGAGAATGCGTCATCATTTCGCAGATTATTTAAAAGGAAAACAGGACTGACTCCAGTTGAATACCGGAATAAGTTCAGACGGTTTGATTAG
- a CDS encoding MlaA family lipoprotein, translated as MINKLGQHLILLSLIMLVSGCVTISKVDPDLALAPKGFIAPVSRAPDTAKNRSKEADLGFLDVYDPWSPMNRYIYSFNAQFDRAVYLPAVDVYTTVLPVPVRKGVTNAVNNLNEVKSFTNGILQISGEKIYTAFSRFLINSSIGLLGIMDIASDWGIDEQETGFADTLGVWGTPAGPYFVIPLLGPSSVRDATGELGDFALLWYEMNWVYDLAGVKEGRTAIGIGETTIRGLNLRANVPFRYYQTGSPFEYDLVRFLYCKKRELDMEKEKSGTAPEGQPYMKKDFNTPKIR; from the coding sequence ATGATTAATAAATTAGGACAACATCTCATTCTGCTCAGCCTGATTATGCTTGTTTCAGGTTGCGTTACCATTAGCAAAGTCGACCCGGATCTGGCTCTTGCTCCCAAAGGATTCATAGCTCCGGTATCCAGAGCGCCCGACACCGCGAAAAATCGCAGCAAAGAAGCCGACCTTGGCTTTCTTGATGTGTATGACCCGTGGTCCCCCATGAACCGTTACATATACTCCTTTAACGCGCAGTTTGACCGGGCCGTATATCTTCCGGCAGTAGATGTTTACACCACAGTACTTCCAGTTCCGGTACGCAAAGGGGTGACCAACGCAGTCAATAATCTTAACGAAGTAAAATCTTTCACTAACGGAATTCTGCAAATCAGCGGCGAGAAAATTTATACTGCATTTTCACGTTTTCTCATCAACTCCTCCATCGGCCTGCTAGGCATAATGGATATCGCTTCAGACTGGGGAATAGACGAACAGGAAACTGGATTTGCAGATACTCTGGGAGTCTGGGGAACACCTGCCGGACCATATTTCGTTATACCGCTGCTCGGCCCCTCCAGTGTACGTGACGCAACAGGTGAACTGGGTGACTTCGCCCTGCTCTGGTATGAAATGAACTGGGTCTACGACCTAGCCGGAGTCAAGGAAGGAAGAACCGCCATAGGTATCGGGGAAACTACTATTCGCGGACTTAACCTGCGCGCCAATGTGCCGTTTCGCTACTACCAGACCGGCTCACCGTTTGAGTATGATTTAGTACGCTTTCTGTATTGCAAAAAACGTGAACTGGATATGGAAAAAGAAAAATCAGGCACTGCTCCTGAAGGTCAGCCGTACATGAAAAAAGACTTCAATACTCCCAAGATCCGTTAA
- a CDS encoding DUF4198 domain-containing protein, which translates to MSKRLLAALMVITLFLPATASAHSLYIQAGRYHVAEGKGSPLFFCYGHHIPVDDAVRSKKLNSVKVIRPDSKVEKIALREGKSLHSYIVNYDLPGTYVLTATTNPGYFTTWLDKKGRKRHSIKPMSSVVNRASKIVSSLRSSQWTKTYVVCENPSAIFPAVVGLPMELVPSKDVNMLKKGEVLTFQVYMDGKPYRGHGYWDATYNGFSTQAEDMYIPRQESSNGQIKLPLDVTGRWFVRFYTKTPPAEGSKDFLLEKKTTTLVFELPNERKNPKINSH; encoded by the coding sequence ATGTCTAAAAGACTACTTGCCGCCTTGATGGTTATTACGTTGTTTCTGCCTGCAACGGCATCAGCGCATTCCTTGTATATTCAGGCGGGACGTTATCATGTTGCGGAGGGTAAAGGTTCGCCGCTCTTTTTCTGTTACGGTCATCATATTCCTGTTGATGATGCTGTACGCAGCAAAAAGTTGAATTCGGTTAAAGTGATCAGGCCGGATTCGAAGGTGGAGAAAATTGCCTTACGCGAAGGTAAATCCCTACATTCCTACATAGTAAATTACGACTTGCCGGGGACTTATGTCTTAACTGCGACAACGAATCCCGGGTATTTTACAACATGGCTTGATAAAAAAGGGCGTAAGCGTCATTCAATAAAACCTATGAGCAGTGTAGTAAATCGGGCATCAAAAATAGTATCCAGCCTGCGTAGCAGTCAGTGGACCAAGACTTATGTGGTCTGCGAAAATCCCTCAGCGATATTTCCGGCGGTTGTAGGTCTGCCTATGGAGCTTGTTCCATCAAAAGATGTGAATATGCTGAAAAAGGGCGAGGTGCTGACCTTTCAGGTTTACATGGATGGTAAGCCTTATAGAGGGCACGGCTATTGGGATGCCACCTACAATGGATTCTCCACTCAGGCCGAGGATATGTACATTCCCCGACAGGAAAGCAGCAACGGGCAGATAAAGCTGCCGCTGGATGTGACCGGAAGGTGGTTTGTAAGATTTTATACAAAAACACCTCCGGCTGAAGGAAGTAAGGATTTTCTGTTGGAAAAGAAAACAACAACTCTTGTTTTTGAGCTTCCAAATGAACGGAAAAATCCCAAAATTAATAGTCATTAA
- a CDS encoding alpha/beta hydrolase, translating into MGNNTKSSHIFSYTFIYALLFFFSFSIPPSYADEFRFPITDPYKATIFGTPPEMIYNFKNPVETEECEIVIENRRIPDIFWYNEKFFYTTAMQEKEAPLVFIIAGTGSEHDSTKMKFLTQLFYEAGFHVVALSSPTHMNFLVGISEYAAPGYIPNDVEDLYRVMKWIKINLEEDHQIRSYNVTGYSLGAMHSAFLSKLDEKRKDFRFRKVLLMNPPVSLYTSALRFDSWLGPENLGNKTPRQVIDELIKAFSEIYVHSNVIDLDDDFLYALSKHTNFSNMDLKAIIAASFRLTSSNMIFCSDVCINAGYVVPVDKVLSTADNLMPYIKVAAAITFEEYIDQYLLPYLQFITPDVTKDDVIKQCSLELIKDYLSTSDKIYVLGNADDIILAENDVEFLRKTFADRAVLFEHGGHCGNLMFKPYALKAQELLK; encoded by the coding sequence ATGGGAAACAATACAAAATCAAGTCACATTTTTTCATACACTTTTATTTACGCATTACTGTTCTTTTTCAGTTTTTCTATTCCTCCATCTTATGCTGATGAATTTCGATTTCCCATAACTGATCCATACAAAGCAACCATCTTCGGAACTCCTCCGGAAATGATTTATAATTTTAAAAATCCAGTAGAAACAGAAGAATGCGAAATCGTAATAGAGAACCGCAGGATACCGGATATTTTCTGGTACAATGAAAAATTCTTCTACACCACAGCCATGCAGGAGAAGGAAGCTCCTCTTGTTTTCATCATAGCCGGTACAGGCTCCGAGCATGACTCAACAAAAATGAAGTTCCTGACCCAGCTTTTTTATGAGGCAGGATTTCATGTTGTAGCCCTTTCGTCCCCCACTCATATGAATTTTCTGGTCGGCATTTCCGAATATGCTGCGCCCGGCTATATTCCAAATGACGTGGAAGATCTTTACCGGGTCATGAAATGGATCAAAATAAATCTGGAAGAAGACCATCAGATCAGAAGCTACAATGTAACCGGCTACAGCCTTGGAGCCATGCATTCTGCCTTTCTTTCCAAGCTGGATGAAAAACGCAAGGACTTCCGCTTTCGTAAAGTACTGCTCATGAATCCTCCGGTCAGCCTGTATACATCGGCTCTGCGCTTTGACTCATGGTTAGGCCCTGAAAATCTCGGAAACAAAACCCCCAGACAGGTCATCGATGAACTTATCAAAGCTTTCTCTGAAATTTACGTACATTCAAATGTAATCGACCTTGATGATGACTTTCTGTACGCCCTTTCAAAGCATACAAATTTTTCAAATATGGACCTAAAAGCCATCATTGCCGCCTCCTTCCGGCTTACTTCTTCGAATATGATTTTCTGTTCTGATGTATGTATCAATGCCGGTTACGTTGTGCCGGTTGATAAAGTCCTTTCAACGGCTGACAACCTTATGCCGTACATAAAAGTTGCCGCCGCCATCACTTTTGAAGAATACATCGATCAATATCTGCTCCCCTACCTGCAATTTATCACACCCGACGTAACAAAGGACGATGTGATCAAACAATGCAGCCTTGAGCTGATCAAGGATTACCTTTCCACCTCTGATAAAATATACGTACTGGGCAATGCCGATGACATTATTCTGGCTGAAAATGATGTGGAATTTCTGCGCAAGACTTTCGCTGACCGTGCAGTCCTTTTTGAACACGGGGGCCATTGCGGCAACCTGATGTTTAAACCTTATGCGTTGAAAGCTCAGGAGCTGTTGAAATGA
- a CDS encoding amidohydrolase, which yields MGLNSEVVALLDEFKAIRHQIHQNPEIGLETVNTVKLVKSKLDEYSIPYKDIGVNSLVAEIKGNAGDTTVAFRVDMDALEMSEENDFAYKSQFEGRMHACGHDGHCTSLIALAAYLAKNRDFNGTVLLLFQSGEEGYEGALRVIEDGFFDKYKVDYLFGFHGWPGLASGKIAVHNGACMASEDRFEVHVTGKSGHASMPHVCNEPFAAVADIIKGLQTIVARKIPSHERGVLSITQVHGGSLRNGIPDNVMLQGNVRTCNEDVQDLIEESVAQVVKGAATIYGVEAELDYIRKHPVLVNSTPEVAIKAAQKVVGLENVVTDMESSMAAEDYAFFMKHTRGCYVWIGNGLDSAPLHNSKFDFNDDIMPIAASFFIAVIDELL from the coding sequence CACTTCTTGATGAATTCAAGGCTATCCGCCATCAGATTCATCAGAACCCTGAGATCGGTCTGGAGACTGTAAATACCGTTAAGCTGGTCAAATCCAAGCTTGATGAGTACTCCATTCCTTATAAAGATATCGGTGTAAATTCTCTTGTTGCCGAAATTAAAGGCAATGCAGGGGATACCACCGTGGCTTTTCGTGTCGATATGGACGCGCTAGAGATGAGCGAGGAAAATGATTTCGCATACAAATCTCAGTTCGAAGGGCGTATGCATGCCTGCGGTCACGACGGACATTGTACGTCGCTTATTGCGCTTGCTGCATACCTTGCCAAAAACCGTGATTTCAATGGTACAGTGCTGCTTCTTTTTCAGTCCGGTGAAGAAGGCTATGAAGGGGCGCTGCGTGTTATCGAAGATGGTTTTTTTGACAAGTACAAAGTGGATTACCTGTTTGGTTTTCACGGCTGGCCCGGTCTTGCGTCCGGCAAGATCGCTGTTCACAACGGTGCGTGTATGGCTTCTGAAGACCGTTTTGAAGTGCATGTCACAGGCAAAAGCGGTCATGCCTCCATGCCGCATGTTTGCAATGAGCCTTTTGCCGCGGTAGCCGATATTATCAAAGGTTTGCAGACCATCGTTGCCCGCAAGATTCCTTCTCATGAACGCGGAGTGCTTTCTATCACTCAGGTGCATGGCGGAAGCCTGCGTAACGGTATCCCAGATAACGTTATGCTTCAGGGTAATGTAAGAACCTGTAACGAAGATGTGCAGGATTTAATTGAAGAATCCGTCGCGCAGGTAGTCAAGGGAGCGGCCACTATTTATGGTGTCGAGGCTGAACTTGATTACATACGTAAGCATCCAGTGCTGGTGAATTCTACTCCTGAAGTTGCGATCAAAGCAGCCCAAAAGGTTGTAGGTCTTGAAAACGTAGTCACCGATATGGAATCATCTATGGCTGCTGAGGATTATGCTTTCTTTATGAAGCACACCAGAGGCTGCTATGTCTGGATCGGAAATGGTCTGGATTCTGCGCCGTTGCATAACAGCAAGTTTGATTTCAACGATGATATCATGCCCATCGCGGCAAGTTTTTTTATCGCTGTGATTGATGAGCTTTTGTAG
- a CDS encoding cysteine hydrolase family protein yields MKKQALLIIDIQNDYFTGGNMALDNSKKAGDNATKILDHFREKGQSVIHIQHESTTPGAAFFLPDTEGVKIHNCVAPHADETVLTKNFPNSFRKTGLKDCLDKLGVTDLVITGMMSNMCVDATVRAGFDSGYNCTVIHDGCCAAKLEFRETTVDSDKVHAAFMAALGAVYAELVSAEEFIRN; encoded by the coding sequence ATGAAAAAGCAAGCTTTACTGATCATCGATATTCAGAATGACTATTTCACAGGTGGCAACATGGCTCTGGATAACAGCAAAAAAGCCGGTGACAACGCAACGAAAATTCTGGATCATTTCAGAGAAAAGGGACAATCGGTGATCCATATTCAGCATGAATCAACAACCCCGGGGGCAGCTTTCTTTCTTCCGGATACAGAAGGCGTTAAAATTCACAACTGCGTCGCTCCGCATGCAGATGAAACCGTCCTCACAAAAAACTTCCCCAACAGTTTCCGTAAAACAGGTCTTAAAGACTGCCTAGACAAACTGGGCGTAACCGATCTGGTTATCACCGGCATGATGAGCAATATGTGTGTTGACGCAACTGTACGGGCTGGATTCGATTCGGGCTATAACTGCACAGTCATCCACGATGGATGCTGCGCGGCAAAACTGGAATTTAGAGAAACGACTGTAGATTCTGACAAAGTACACGCAGCCTTCATGGCTGCACTGGGTGCGGTGTATGCTGAACTGGTTTCAGCAGAGGAATTCATCCGGAATTAA